The following proteins are encoded in a genomic region of Panthera leo isolate Ple1 chromosome F2, P.leo_Ple1_pat1.1, whole genome shotgun sequence:
- the ZHX2 gene encoding zinc fingers and homeoboxes protein 2, with translation MASKRKSTTPCMVRTSQVVEQDVPEEGDRAKEKGNSTTQPETTKDSWTVEPENSSKENEVVEVKSTGENQCKKLQGGYECKYCPYSTQNLNEFTEHVDTQHPNVILNPLYVCAECNFTTKKYDSLSDHNSKFHPGETNFKLKLIKRNNQTVLEQSIEATNHVVSITTSGPGSGDGDPGISVSKTPIMKPGKPKADAKKVPKKPEEATPENHVEGTARLVTDAAEILSRLGGVELLQDTLGHVTPSVQLPPNINLVPKVPVPLNTTKYNAALDTNATMINSFNKFPYPTQAELSWLTAASKHPEEHIRIWFATQRLKHGISWSPEEVEEARKKMFNGTIQSVPPTITVLPAQLAPTKMSQPILQTALPCQILGQTSLVLTQVTSGSTTVSCSPITLAVAGVTNHGQKRPLVTPQAAPEPKRPHIAQVPEPPPKVANPVLTPASDRKKTKEQIAHLKASFLQSQFPDDAEVYRLIEVTGLARSEIKKWFSDHRYRCQRGIVHITSESLAKDQLAIAASRHGRAYHAYPDFAPQKFKEKTQGQIKTLEDSFLKSSFPTQAELDRLRVETKLSRREIESWFSERRKLRDSMEQAVLDSMGTGKKGQDVVAPNGALSRLDQLSGAQLASSLPSPSPAITKNQEQVHLLRSTFARTQWPTPQEYDQLAAKTGLVRTEIVRWFKENRCLLKTGTLKWMEQYQHQQIAGDHGYDAPPRKAVKAVIAESPKNGSDVGQQHYKDPKKLCEEDLEKLVPRVKVSNEQAKDGVLAKPSEATSDRSEGSSRDGQGSDENEESGVVDWVEVTVGEEDAVSDRSDSWSQTAAEGTAEQAGSDSDSIPAEAGQA, from the coding sequence ATGGCGAGCAAGCGAAAATCCACAACCCCGTGCATGGTTCGGACATCACAAGTAGTAGAACAAGATGTGCCCGAGGAAGGAGACAGggccaaagagaaaggaaacagcacGACACAGCCTGAAACAACCAAGGACAGTTGGACAGTAGAACCCGAGAActcttccaaagaaaatgaagtggTAGAGGTGAAATCTACAGGGGAAAACCAATGCAAAAAACTCCAAGGTGGTTATGAATGCAAATACTGCCCCTACTCCACGCAAAACCTGAACGAGTTCACGGAGCACGTTGACACGCAGCACCCCAACGTGATTCTCAACCCCTTATACGTGTGTGCCGAATGTAACTTCACAACCAAAAAGTACGACTCCCTGTCCGACCACAACTCCAAGTTCCATCCCGGGGAGACCAACTTCAAGCTGAAGTTAATCAAGCGCAATAATCAAACCGTCTTAGAGCAGTCCATCGAAGCCACCAACCACGTCGTGTCCATCACCACCAGCGGCCCCGGAAGCGGCGACGGTGACCCCGGAATCTCGGTGAGTAAAACCCCCATCATGAAGCCAGGGAAACCGAAAGCCGATGCCAAGAAGGTGCCCAAGAAGCCGGAGGAGGCCACGCCCGAGAACCACGTGGAAGGGACGGCCCGCCTGGTGACAGACGCGGCCGAGATCCTCTCGAGACTCGGCGGCGTGGAGCTCCTGCAGGACACATTAGGGCACGTCACGCCTTCTGTCCAGCTCCCACCAAATATCAACCTTGTCCCGAAGGTCCCCGTCCCGCTGAATACTACCAAATACAACGCTGCCCTGGACACGAATGCCACCATGATCAACTCCTTCAACAAGTTCCCTTACCCAACCCAGGCCGAGTTGTCCTGGCTGACGGCTGCTTCCAAACACCCAGAAGAGCACATCAGAATCTGGTTTGCCACACAGCGCTTAAAGCATGGCATCAGCTGGTCCccagaggaggtggaggaggcccGGAAAAAGATGTTTAATGGCACCATCCAGTCAGTACCCCCCACGATCACCGTGCTGCCGGCCCAGCTGGCGCCCACAAAGATGTCACAGCCCATCCTCCAGACAGCTCTGCCGTGCCAGATTCTCGGCCAGACCAGCCTGGTGCTGACTCAGGTGACCAGCGGATCGACAACGGTCTCCTGCTCCCCCATCACGCTTGCCGTGGCCGGAGTGACCAACCATGGCCAAAAAAGGCCTTTAGTGACTCCCCAGGCCGCCCCCGAGCCCAAGCGTCCACACATCGCTCAGGTGCCAGAGCCCCCGCCCAAGGTGGCCAACCCTGTGCTGACGCCAGCCAGTGACCGCAAGAAGACGAAGGAGCAGATTGCGCATCTCAAGGCAAGCTTTCTCCAGAGCCAGTTTCCTGACGATGCTGAGGTCTATCGGCTCATCGAGGTGACCGGCCTTGCCAGGAGTGAGATCAAGAAGTGGTTCAGCGATCACCGGTATCGGTGTCAAAGAGGCATCGTCCACATCACCAGCGAATCCCTTGCCAAAGACCAGTTGGCCATCGCGGCCTCCCGACACGGCCGCGCGTACCACGCGTACCCGGACTTTGCCCcgcagaaattcaaagaaaaaacacagggtCAGATTAAAACCCTGGAGGACAGCTTTTTGAAAAGCTCTTTCCCGACCCAAGCAGAACTGGACAGACTAAGGGTGGAAACCAAGCTGAGCAGGAGAGAGATCGAATCCTGGTTCTCAGAGAGACGGAAGCTTCGGGACAGCATGGAACAAGCGGTCTTGGATTCCATGGGGACTGGCAAAAAAGGCCAAGATGTGGTGGCCCCCAATGGTGCTCTGTCTCGACTTGACCAGCTCTCCGGTGCCCAGTTAGCCAGTTCTCTGCCCAGCCCTTCACCAGCAATTACGAAAAATCAAGAACAGGTACATCTCCTGCGGAGCACGTTTGCAAGAACCCAGTGGCCTACTCCCCAGGAGTATGACCAGTTAGCAGCCAAGACGGGCCTGGTCCGAACTGAAATTGTGCGCTGGTTCAAAGAGAACAGGTGCTTACTAAAAACCGGAACCTTAAAGTGGATGGAGCAGTACCAGCACCAGCAGATAGCGGGAGATCACGGTTACGACGCCCCACCAAGGAAAGCAGTGAAAGCCGTCATCGCTGAGAGCCCAAAGAATGGAAGTGACGTGGGTCAGCAACATTACAAGGACCCCAAAAAGCTCTGTGAAGAGGACTTGGAGAAGCTGGTACCCAGGGTGAAAGTGAGCAACGAGCAAGCCAAGGATGGTGTGCTGGCCAAGCCTTCTGAAGCCACCTCGGACAGATCGGAGGGCAGCAGCCGGGACGGCCAGGGCAGTGACGAGAATGAGGAGTCGGGCGTTGTGGATTGGGTGGAGGTCACGGTCGGAGAGGAGGACGCCGTCTCAGACAGGTCGGATAGCTGGAGTCAGACGGCAGCCGAAGGCACCGCAGAACAGGCCGGCTCGGACTCCGACAGCATCCCTGCCGAGGCTGGCCAGGCCTAA